A genomic stretch from [Limnothrix rosea] IAM M-220 includes:
- a CDS encoding phosphatidate cytidylyltransferase: MSFPRITSAVVAIAIALSLIVLGGWYFTLGMGILVFLGQQEYFRMVRAKGLAPAAKSTLIVSQLLLVISTISPSLTDALFPLAGTFICFYLLFQPKMATIADMSTSILGLFYGGYMPSYWVRLRMGSLSETEAVSNLPLYGYLPQSWSDWFHLPYALRLTFVVMVCIWAADIGAYFMGKWLGKTKLSAISPKKTVEGALFGSIGTILVAVTGAWYLGWSWWPITGVILGSLISVTTLLGDLTESIMKRDAGFKDSGELIPGHGGILDRTDSYVFTAPLVYLFVTICLPVFAQ; this comes from the coding sequence ATGTCCTTTCCGCGTATCACTAGTGCAGTAGTGGCGATCGCCATTGCCTTAAGCCTCATCGTTTTAGGAGGCTGGTACTTTACCTTGGGCATGGGGATTCTCGTCTTCCTTGGTCAACAAGAATACTTCCGAATGGTTCGAGCGAAAGGCCTAGCCCCTGCGGCGAAAAGTACCCTTATTGTCTCCCAGCTGCTCTTAGTCATTTCAACGATTAGCCCTAGTCTTACAGATGCGCTTTTTCCCCTAGCTGGCACTTTTATTTGCTTTTACCTGCTGTTTCAACCCAAGATGGCGACGATCGCCGATATGTCTACATCGATTTTGGGATTATTTTACGGCGGTTACATGCCCAGTTATTGGGTTAGATTGCGGATGGGCAGCCTTTCCGAAACTGAAGCAGTAAGCAATTTACCTTTATATGGTTATTTGCCCCAATCTTGGTCTGACTGGTTTCATCTCCCCTATGCCCTCCGACTCACTTTTGTCGTGATGGTTTGTATCTGGGCAGCGGACATTGGCGCATACTTTATGGGGAAATGGCTCGGCAAAACAAAGCTCTCTGCTATTAGCCCAAAGAAAACCGTTGAAGGCGCTTTATTTGGGTCTATCGGAACAATCTTAGTCGCGGTTACCGGCGCATGGTACTTGGGTTGGTCTTGGTGGCCGATCACTGGCGTTATTTTAGGTTCCTTGATTAGCGTGACGACGTTGCTCGGAGACCTTACCGAATCGATTATGAAGCGTGATGCGGGCTTTAAAGATTCAGGTGAACTGATTCCCGGTCACGGCGGCATCCTAGATCGCACCGATAGCTATGTATTTACCGCGCCACTAGTCTATTTGTTTGTCACAATTTGTTTGCCCGTCTTTGCCCAATAG
- a CDS encoding ABA4-like family protein yields the protein MTLENVFDVTNIFVLPFWGLMILLPRWQITQKVMDSVLPFVALALVYGCLFVLSVDPDQAALWANPTLPNLAALFSIPKVMATGWVHYLVMDLFVGRWIYQQGVEKKIITFHSLSLCLFAGPIGLLSHLITAAGTEFWRSQQTTTESPAG from the coding sequence ATGACTTTAGAAAATGTATTTGATGTTACGAATATTTTTGTTTTACCTTTTTGGGGATTAATGATTTTGCTACCCCGTTGGCAAATCACCCAAAAAGTAATGGACTCGGTGCTACCTTTTGTGGCATTGGCATTAGTCTATGGCTGTCTCTTTGTCTTATCTGTTGACCCGGATCAAGCCGCTCTTTGGGCGAATCCCACGTTACCAAACCTAGCGGCGCTGTTTTCTATCCCGAAGGTAATGGCCACTGGCTGGGTACATTACTTGGTTATGGATTTGTTTGTGGGACGTTGGATTTATCAGCAGGGCGTTGAGAAGAAAATTATTACGTTTCATTCTTTGAGCCTTTGTCTATTTGCTGGCCCCATCGGTCTTTTGTCCCATCTGATTACTGCTGCGGGAACTGAATTTTGGCGATCGCAGCAAACAACAACGGAATCTCCTGCTGGTTAA
- the argH gene encoding argininosuccinate lyase, giving the protein MTQAKKQTWSDRFETSLHPAIAVFNASIGFDIELIEYDITGSVAHATMLAKTGIISEEEGETLVQGLEQVRQEYREGNFNPGIEDEDVHFAVEKRLTAIVGDVGKKLHTGRSRNDQVGTDIRLYVRDQIRTIQAQIRAFQQALLTHAETHVETLIPGYTHLQRAQPISLAHHLMAYFQMTQRDWERLDDVFKRTNISPLGCGALAGTTFPIDRHFSAELLEFDKVYQNSLDGVSDRDFAIEFSAAASLIMVHLSRMAEEMIFWASKECSFITLKDSCATGSSIMPQKKNPDIPELVRGKTGRVFGNLQGLLVLMKGLPLAYNKDLQDDKEGLFDTVRTVQGCLEAMTILISEGIEFQLPRLEEAVNEDFSNATDVADYLASKGVPFREAYNLVGKVVKTSIAAGKLLKDLTMAEWQELHPKFEEDIYEAIAPKQVVAARNSYGGTGFEQVRQAIAEAKDLMYS; this is encoded by the coding sequence ATGACCCAGGCAAAAAAACAGACATGGAGTGATCGCTTTGAAACGTCTCTACACCCGGCGATCGCCGTTTTTAATGCGAGTATTGGCTTTGATATTGAGCTAATTGAATACGACATTACCGGTTCTGTTGCCCACGCCACCATGCTTGCCAAGACAGGAATTATTTCTGAGGAAGAAGGGGAAACCCTCGTCCAAGGTTTGGAGCAAGTCCGCCAAGAATATCGCGAAGGTAATTTCAATCCCGGTATCGAAGATGAGGATGTCCATTTCGCCGTTGAAAAACGTTTAACAGCAATTGTGGGGGATGTCGGCAAAAAACTCCACACTGGGCGATCGCGCAACGATCAAGTCGGCACAGATATTCGTCTTTATGTGCGGGATCAGATTCGCACTATTCAGGCACAGATCCGCGCTTTCCAGCAGGCCTTACTCACCCACGCAGAAACCCACGTTGAAACCCTAATTCCCGGATATACTCACCTCCAACGCGCTCAACCCATTAGCCTTGCCCACCATTTGATGGCGTATTTCCAGATGACCCAGCGGGATTGGGAACGTCTGGATGATGTCTTTAAGCGCACCAATATTTCACCTCTCGGTTGTGGTGCTCTGGCTGGCACGACTTTTCCCATTGATCGCCACTTTAGTGCTGAGTTATTAGAGTTCGATAAGGTTTATCAAAATAGCCTCGATGGGGTCAGCGATCGCGATTTTGCCATTGAATTTTCCGCTGCGGCGAGCTTGATTATGGTGCACCTGAGCCGTATGGCGGAAGAAATGATTTTCTGGGCATCGAAAGAATGTAGCTTTATCACCCTCAAAGATAGCTGTGCTACAGGGTCTAGCATTATGCCCCAAAAGAAAAATCCCGATATTCCTGAGCTGGTACGGGGTAAAACTGGGCGAGTTTTTGGTAATCTTCAGGGTCTGTTAGTCCTAATGAAAGGTTTACCGTTGGCCTACAACAAAGACCTCCAAGACGACAAAGAAGGTCTCTTTGATACGGTGCGCACGGTGCAAGGTTGCCTTGAAGCGATGACCATTTTGATTTCTGAAGGCATCGAATTTCAGTTGCCCCGCCTCGAAGAAGCGGTAAATGAAGATTTCTCCAATGCCACTGACGTTGCGGACTATCTCGCTAGTAAAGGTGTCCCCTTCCGCGAAGCCTACAATCTCGTCGGTAAGGTCGTTAAAACGAGTATTGCTGCGGGCAAACTGCTCAAGGATTTGACGATGGCAGAGTGGCAAGAGCTACATCCGAAATTTGAGGAAGATATCTATGAGGCGATCGCCCCGAAACAAGTGGTTGCTGCCCGCAATAGCTATGGCGGTACAGGTTTTGAGCAAGTCCGTCAGGCGATCGCCGAAGCTAAAGACTTAATGTACTCCTAA
- a CDS encoding DUF1815 family protein, whose translation MFIRLAQQHRDFVKDLVMSLQALAIALENRGYLASCYTCGTELNSASFMVSLGENHLIRFLVSDYGISWTEMRDERELMKLEGAEAISQLQELANMIKYQRELPKEFSYQRSDSDSVATL comes from the coding sequence GTGTTTATTCGACTTGCCCAGCAACATCGTGATTTTGTAAAAGACCTCGTTATGAGTCTTCAAGCTCTGGCGATCGCCCTTGAGAATAGGGGATATCTCGCTTCCTGCTACACTTGCGGCACAGAACTCAACAGCGCTTCCTTTATGGTGAGCCTTGGAGAAAATCACCTCATTCGTTTTTTGGTCTCCGACTACGGTATTTCTTGGACTGAAATGCGTGATGAGCGCGAACTGATGAAGCTAGAAGGTGCAGAGGCCATTAGCCAGCTCCAGGAATTGGCAAATATGATTAAGTACCAGCGCGAGCTACCAAAAGAATTTTCTTATCAGCGCTCCGATTCCGATTCTGTAGCGACTCTCTAG